From Vibrio tritonius, the proteins below share one genomic window:
- a CDS encoding iron chelate uptake ABC transporter family permease subunit, translated as MRHRHFLVYMTTFLFLLVALIVFGWIGLFAYSAIPISGYDAFAAIWHRDPTVIAHIVVHDVRLPRVLEAMLVGASLAAAGALMQGLTRNPLASPSLFGVNAGAAMGMALVSTVFAVSSPIGVPLAAILGGLITWVLVMILGGAWRAGTERGQLVLAGIAISALCSALTKASIILVEDQAASVMAWLAGSFANVQWHNWQWSWPGLAVGLIVSLLLAPKVNLLAMGDERVKSLGINLTAMRLVIAGTVLILVGISVSTVGALSFVGLIVPHLGRLLVGYDYRRLLPIAMLIGALLTVIADIVSRAIVYPTETPAGAVLAIIGAPIFIYLVRKTR; from the coding sequence ATCGTCATTTTCTCGTCTACATGACCACCTTTCTATTTCTGCTGGTGGCTTTGATTGTCTTTGGATGGATAGGGCTATTTGCCTATTCCGCTATTCCTATTTCTGGTTACGATGCGTTTGCCGCGATTTGGCATCGCGATCCTACGGTCATTGCTCATATTGTCGTGCATGATGTACGTTTGCCGCGGGTGTTGGAAGCAATGCTTGTTGGTGCGTCATTAGCGGCCGCTGGCGCTTTAATGCAAGGGTTAACTCGTAACCCTTTGGCTTCTCCGAGTCTGTTTGGGGTCAATGCTGGGGCGGCGATGGGGATGGCTCTAGTGAGTACTGTGTTTGCTGTTTCATCGCCCATAGGTGTGCCGCTTGCCGCCATTTTAGGGGGATTAATCACTTGGGTTTTGGTGATGATTTTAGGCGGTGCATGGCGTGCGGGCACAGAGCGGGGGCAACTTGTATTGGCGGGGATCGCTATCTCAGCGTTGTGCAGCGCATTAACTAAAGCCAGCATTATTTTGGTGGAAGACCAAGCGGCAAGTGTTATGGCTTGGCTGGCAGGCTCGTTTGCTAATGTGCAGTGGCACAATTGGCAATGGAGTTGGCCAGGCCTTGCGGTTGGATTAATCGTGAGTTTGCTGCTGGCTCCTAAAGTGAACCTATTAGCGATGGGGGATGAGCGAGTCAAAAGTTTAGGCATCAACCTAACAGCGATGCGTTTGGTGATTGCTGGAACGGTTTTGATCTTAGTTGGGATTAGCGTGAGTACGGTAGGGGCACTCTCGTTTGTTGGCTTAATTGTCCCTCATTTAGGACGTTTACTGGTTGGGTATGATTATCGCCGTTTATTGCCTATTGCTATGTTAATCGGGGCCTTATTGACGGTGATTGCTGATATCGTCAGTCGCGCTATTGTTTATCCTACTGAGACTCCAGCTGGCGCGGTACTGGCAATTATTGGTGCGCCTATCTTTATTTATCTTGTGAGGAAAACGCGATGA
- the pncB gene encoding nicotinate phosphoribosyltransferase: MNSRLFSPHIIRSLLDLDAYKINMMQAIHSLYPDVQVRYELIVRSDEDVSELLEEVRSEISQLSSLRFSDADIVYLAQSSPHLKHAFLQSLRYFHFQPERQVRFGVIKHDGKEQLRIGIEGSWRDTILYETIVMSILSEVRSRRRWAEVPQSLPIEILDEKIQKLKAEIKRRGITNFSLTEMGTRRRFSGQVQRDVMAYLKQEIPELLLGTSNYHFAREFNLKPIGTIAHEWFMGHQALVNVKDSQRVALEQWLKAFDGQLSIAPTDTLTIDTFLEDFNMHLAKAYDGIRHDSGNPFVWGDRMIEHYESMGIDPKSKVFIFSNGLNFDEALELCEYFAGRVRISFGIGTFLTNDLAGWKNAQGVAYKPLSIVIKLTECNGRPVAKISDEPEKAMCEDPIFLANLKRRFNIDLDVDELIAELKRQKRTKRQYIAAA; encoded by the coding sequence ATGAACTCTCGCCTGTTTTCTCCACACATTATTCGCAGCCTGCTGGATTTGGATGCTTACAAGATCAACATGATGCAAGCGATCCATTCGTTATATCCTGATGTTCAGGTACGTTATGAGCTTATTGTTCGTAGCGATGAAGATGTTAGTGAACTGCTTGAAGAAGTTCGTAGTGAAATTAGTCAGTTATCCTCTCTGCGATTTTCTGACGCGGACATCGTGTATCTTGCACAAAGCTCGCCTCACTTGAAGCATGCCTTTCTTCAATCATTGCGTTATTTCCATTTTCAACCGGAGCGTCAAGTGCGGTTCGGTGTGATCAAACACGATGGTAAAGAACAACTGCGCATTGGTATTGAAGGCTCTTGGCGCGATACTATTTTGTATGAAACAATCGTTATGTCGATTCTTTCTGAAGTGCGTAGCCGTCGCCGTTGGGCTGAAGTGCCTCAGTCGCTGCCAATAGAGATTCTGGATGAGAAAATTCAGAAGCTAAAGGCGGAAATCAAACGTCGTGGTATTACTAACTTCTCTCTAACGGAGATGGGGACTCGTCGTCGCTTCTCTGGTCAAGTACAGCGTGATGTGATGGCGTACTTGAAACAGGAAATTCCAGAACTGCTTCTTGGTACGAGTAACTACCACTTTGCCCGTGAGTTTAATCTAAAGCCGATTGGAACCATCGCTCATGAATGGTTTATGGGGCATCAAGCATTAGTTAACGTGAAAGACTCACAGCGTGTTGCTTTAGAGCAATGGTTGAAAGCATTTGATGGCCAACTTTCTATTGCGCCAACTGATACCTTGACTATCGATACCTTCTTAGAAGATTTCAATATGCATTTGGCCAAGGCTTACGATGGTATTCGTCATGATTCAGGTAACCCGTTTGTTTGGGGTGACCGCATGATTGAACATTACGAAAGCATGGGGATTGATCCAAAATCGAAAGTGTTCATTTTCTCAAATGGCCTTAACTTCGATGAAGCGTTAGAGCTGTGCGAATACTTTGCTGGCCGCGTGCGTATTTCATTTGGTATCGGTACGTTCCTAACCAATGATTTAGCTGGTTGGAAAAATGCGCAAGGTGTGGCTTACAAGCCTCTATCCATCGTGATTAAATTGACCGAATGTAATGGTCGTCCGGTGGCGAAAATCAGTGATGAGCCAGAAAAGGCGATGTGTGAAGATCCGATTTTCCTCGCTAACCTCAAACGTCGTTTTAATATCGACCTTGATGTTGATGAGCTAATTGCTGAATTAAAGCGTCAAAAAAGAACCAAACGACAATACATAGCAGCAGCATAA
- a CDS encoding amidohydrolase — MQDMDWQEWRHHLHQHPELSFQEVQTAARIKQWFSAYAPDEMLENLCGSGMAMLYHGVEDGPVTLIRCELDALPIQEKGSAVYRSSTPGVAHLCGHDGHMAMVCAVGAHLSVHRPQKGKVVLLFQPAEETGEGAIAVANDPQFAELQPDYAFALHNYPGLALGEVAIKAGTFNCASAGMIVHLDGKTSHAAHPENGISPTLALSELLKEFPQLPAKVAERSWVTVIHANLGEIAFGTSPGHAVLMVTLRSESNQGMAALKQQAEQWVKSVCTAHQLGWRIDYQDVFQASVNSAQGVLAVEQACKALNIPCHTLAEPMRWSEDFGEFTRIAKEGAMFVLGSGEHSPQLHNEHYDFPDALLPVGSSLFIQLLREIHQLDVAEPGSKV, encoded by the coding sequence ATGCAGGATATGGATTGGCAAGAGTGGCGGCATCATTTACATCAGCACCCAGAGCTATCGTTCCAAGAGGTGCAAACCGCAGCGCGGATTAAACAGTGGTTTAGCGCTTATGCACCTGATGAAATGCTAGAAAACCTCTGTGGATCAGGAATGGCGATGCTCTATCACGGTGTAGAAGATGGGCCTGTGACCTTGATTCGCTGTGAGCTTGATGCGCTACCCATTCAAGAGAAAGGAAGCGCAGTTTACCGCTCTTCTACTCCCGGAGTGGCACATCTCTGTGGCCATGATGGTCATATGGCGATGGTCTGTGCTGTGGGTGCTCATCTCTCTGTTCATCGTCCTCAAAAGGGGAAAGTCGTGTTGCTGTTTCAACCGGCAGAAGAGACGGGGGAAGGGGCGATTGCCGTAGCCAATGACCCTCAATTTGCCGAACTTCAACCAGACTACGCTTTTGCGTTACATAATTATCCCGGATTGGCGTTAGGTGAGGTGGCGATCAAGGCTGGGACGTTTAATTGTGCCTCCGCTGGGATGATTGTTCATTTAGATGGCAAAACCTCTCATGCAGCGCATCCAGAAAATGGTATTAGCCCGACCTTGGCGCTAAGCGAGTTACTCAAAGAATTTCCTCAATTGCCTGCTAAAGTTGCGGAGCGAAGCTGGGTAACTGTGATTCATGCAAACTTGGGAGAAATTGCTTTTGGAACGTCTCCGGGGCATGCGGTACTAATGGTCACTTTGCGTAGTGAAAGTAACCAAGGAATGGCAGCTTTGAAACAGCAGGCGGAACAGTGGGTAAAAAGTGTTTGTACTGCTCATCAGTTAGGATGGCGTATCGATTATCAAGATGTATTCCAAGCCAGCGTGAATTCTGCGCAAGGTGTTCTTGCCGTTGAGCAAGCATGCAAGGCGCTTAATATTCCATGCCATACGTTAGCGGAGCCGATGCGTTGGTCTGAAGATTTTGGTGAATTTACCCGTATAGCAAAAGAGGGCGCTATGTTTGTGTTGGGCAGTGGTGAACACTCTCCCCAATTGCACAACGAGCATTACGATTTCCCAGATGCTTTGCTGCCAGTTGGCAGTTCGCTGTTTATTCAGTTGTTAAGAGAGATTCATCAATTAGATGTGGCAGAGCCCGGCAGCAAGGTTTAG
- a CDS encoding ABC transporter ATP-binding protein codes for MSYVCAQQLAKQFGEHTVFSHIDFQIEQGEFITLLGPSGCGKSTLLRSLAGLHPVDSGKIIVDGQDITHLAPQKRGIGMVFQSYALFPNMTVEQNIAFGLKMQKVPAAERTTAVKRVIELVELNGKEQDYPAQLSGGQRQRVALARALVVQPRILLLDEPLSALDAKIRRHLREQIRTIQKELNLTTIFVTHDQEEAMTMSDRIFLMDSGKIVQQGRPEQIYNQPANEFVAGFMGNYNLIDAPLANRMFALNTQMMVAVRPESIYVKEAGRNYGPHISSPHAATVLDHQLLGNVIRYRVSLAECELTVDLLNRSSERLMQRGTPLELLFNLNEIQPVRA; via the coding sequence ATGAGTTACGTTTGCGCGCAGCAGCTCGCCAAACAATTTGGCGAACATACGGTGTTTTCCCATATCGATTTTCAAATTGAGCAAGGTGAATTCATCACCCTACTGGGACCAAGTGGTTGTGGTAAATCAACTTTGCTACGAAGCCTAGCTGGTCTTCATCCTGTGGATTCCGGAAAAATCATCGTAGATGGTCAAGACATCACTCATCTTGCGCCGCAAAAACGTGGCATTGGCATGGTGTTTCAGTCTTACGCGCTTTTCCCCAACATGACGGTTGAGCAAAACATTGCCTTCGGTCTGAAAATGCAGAAGGTGCCAGCCGCCGAACGCACTACTGCGGTAAAGCGTGTTATCGAACTGGTGGAACTCAACGGAAAAGAACAAGACTATCCAGCCCAATTATCCGGTGGACAAAGACAGCGGGTCGCGTTAGCACGAGCTCTTGTCGTCCAACCGAGAATTTTGCTGCTTGATGAACCGCTATCCGCTCTCGATGCCAAAATCCGTCGTCATCTGCGTGAGCAAATTCGCACGATTCAAAAAGAACTCAATCTCACCACCATATTTGTTACCCATGACCAAGAAGAAGCGATGACCATGTCTGATCGAATCTTTTTAATGGATAGTGGCAAAATCGTTCAGCAAGGTCGTCCAGAACAGATCTATAATCAGCCAGCAAATGAGTTTGTGGCAGGATTTATGGGCAACTACAATTTGATTGATGCGCCGCTGGCCAATCGCATGTTTGCCTTAAATACCCAAATGATGGTTGCAGTGAGACCAGAATCTATCTACGTAAAAGAGGCAGGCAGAAACTATGGACCCCATATTTCATCGCCTCACGCAGCAACCGTATTGGATCATCAACTGCTCGGAAACGTCATTCGTTATCGAGTATCCCTTGCAGAATGCGAACTGACGGTTGATTTGCTTAACCGCTCATCAGAGCGACTCATGCAACGTGGTACCCCACTAGAATTGCTGTTCAATTTAAATGAAATTCAACCTGTGAGAGCCTAA
- a CDS encoding HAD family hydrolase has translation MSQPLYIFDMDDTLIDGDTSMLWNEFLFAKGLIADPDFLRRDKELMGLYAIGKMDMEQYLQFAMTPILELSTQEVDQLVDEYVETDIMRRVFPQAHTLIDELTHNQTPMLIISATVSFIVKAVAKRLGIEHALGIDMKVEHGRYTTKIEGIPSYREGKVLRLQNWLKEHSASVSATHFYTDSINDLPLCQQSDYAYLINPDPLLAEYAHTPNWHVLSWSHEPYSA, from the coding sequence ATGTCTCAACCGCTGTATATTTTCGACATGGACGATACCCTAATCGATGGTGATACCTCCATGCTGTGGAATGAATTTTTATTTGCCAAAGGGTTAATCGCTGACCCTGATTTTCTCCGTCGCGATAAAGAGCTGATGGGGCTGTATGCCATCGGCAAGATGGATATGGAACAGTATCTTCAGTTTGCTATGACCCCTATTCTTGAGCTCTCGACTCAAGAGGTTGATCAACTGGTTGATGAGTATGTCGAGACCGACATCATGCGGCGCGTTTTTCCACAAGCGCACACTCTGATTGATGAACTCACGCACAATCAAACGCCTATGCTGATCATTTCTGCTACGGTCAGTTTTATCGTCAAGGCGGTGGCGAAACGTTTGGGTATTGAACACGCACTGGGTATCGACATGAAAGTCGAACATGGCCGCTATACAACAAAGATTGAGGGAATCCCTTCTTATCGCGAAGGCAAAGTGCTGCGGTTACAAAACTGGTTAAAAGAACATTCGGCTTCAGTCAGTGCCACCCATTTCTACACCGATTCGATTAATGACCTGCCTCTTTGTCAGCAAAGTGATTATGCCTACCTCATCAATCCTGATCCTTTGCTGGCGGAATACGCCCACACTCCGAATTGGCATGTTCTGTCTTGGTCACACGAACCCTATTCAGCTTAA
- a CDS encoding ABC transporter permease, translating into MGNTSLAVHKAIVFTIIGVLLIPILATLAYSLSTHWGATILPEGFTLEWFHKLLSTPRFLWAFGRSLLICFSALILSTLLILPAIFVVFYYFPKLDKLMNLLILLPFSVPPVVSSVGMLQIYADSDISLIGTPWILIGTYFTIALPFMYRAIANAFSAINLRDLMDAAHLLGASTPKAFFLVVLPNIKKGLMASLFLSFSFLLGEFVFANILVGTRFETLQIYLYSVRQESGHYTSALVMTYFFFIFLSTWLAGRIGAKS; encoded by the coding sequence ATGGGAAACACTAGTCTTGCTGTGCATAAAGCCATTGTGTTCACCATTATCGGTGTACTACTGATTCCGATTTTGGCCACGTTAGCCTACTCCCTATCCACCCATTGGGGTGCGACCATTTTACCTGAAGGTTTTACCTTAGAATGGTTTCACAAATTACTGAGCACCCCACGATTTCTCTGGGCGTTTGGACGTTCACTACTGATCTGCTTTAGCGCATTAATCTTAAGTACCTTACTGATATTGCCGGCGATTTTTGTTGTGTTCTATTACTTTCCTAAATTGGATAAGTTAATGAACTTGCTGATCCTGCTGCCCTTTTCGGTGCCGCCGGTCGTCTCCTCGGTAGGGATGCTACAAATCTATGCCGACAGCGATATCTCACTTATTGGCACGCCATGGATTTTAATTGGCACCTATTTCACTATCGCGCTGCCTTTTATGTATCGCGCGATTGCCAACGCCTTCTCTGCCATCAATCTACGTGATCTGATGGACGCGGCCCATCTGTTAGGAGCCAGTACGCCTAAAGCCTTTTTCCTAGTCGTCCTGCCGAACATTAAAAAGGGACTGATGGCATCGCTGTTTTTGTCGTTCTCTTTCTTACTCGGGGAGTTCGTCTTCGCCAACATATTGGTCGGCACGCGCTTTGAAACACTGCAAATCTATCTTTATAGCGTTCGTCAAGAAAGCGGCCACTACACATCAGCATTAGTAATGACCTACTTCTTCTTCATTTTTCTATCTACCTGGCTTGCCGGCCGTATAGGAGCAAAATCATGA
- a CDS encoding ABC transporter permease: MKWPSLSSPSELDEVKAESNKPKFSRFKPALCLSPFAIFFYLFQIAPMLWVIVNSFKVDDEWSLDNYGQIIDSPFIQQGFSHSASISFWSSLVGLMIATLLVNSLRRIPGRLRSAVVAFTNMTSNFAGVPLAFAFIIILGANGAVTLLLKQWGVIDDFNIYSQWGLLLIYIYFQIPLAALLLYPAFDALDDDWQSAAALLGASHWQYWRNVAIPVLAPALLGTFIILIANAMGAYASVYALTGGNYNMITIRIASLVAGDLFLEPNLAAAISVVLIVLLACITAINQWLIARSYHGKH; encoded by the coding sequence ATGAAATGGCCATCCCTGTCTTCACCCTCAGAGTTAGATGAAGTCAAAGCTGAGTCGAACAAACCCAAATTTTCTCGCTTCAAGCCAGCGCTTTGTCTTTCTCCGTTTGCCATCTTCTTTTATCTGTTTCAAATCGCTCCGATGCTGTGGGTGATCGTCAACAGCTTTAAAGTCGACGATGAGTGGTCACTAGACAACTATGGCCAAATCATCGACTCGCCCTTTATCCAACAAGGATTTAGCCACAGTGCGTCTATCTCATTTTGGTCGAGTTTAGTCGGTTTAATGATTGCCACTTTGCTCGTGAACTCACTAAGACGCATCCCCGGTCGTCTGCGCAGCGCTGTGGTGGCCTTCACCAATATGACCAGCAATTTTGCCGGTGTGCCGCTGGCATTTGCTTTTATCATCATCTTGGGCGCTAACGGTGCAGTCACTTTGCTCCTAAAACAGTGGGGCGTAATCGACGATTTCAATATCTACAGCCAATGGGGCTTATTACTGATTTACATCTATTTCCAAATTCCCCTCGCTGCGCTGCTGCTTTATCCCGCATTTGATGCCTTAGATGATGACTGGCAATCTGCTGCAGCCTTGCTTGGCGCATCGCATTGGCAATATTGGCGCAACGTGGCGATCCCTGTTCTGGCTCCAGCCTTGTTAGGAACCTTTATTATCTTGATTGCTAACGCGATGGGAGCGTATGCCAGCGTCTATGCGTTAACGGGTGGCAACTACAACATGATCACGATTCGTATCGCGAGCCTTGTTGCTGGGGATCTCTTCCTTGAGCCAAACTTAGCCGCGGCAATTTCCGTGGTTTTGATTGTATTGCTCGCGTGCATCACCGCCATCAATCAATGGTTAATCGCAAGGAGTTATCATGGGAAACACTAG
- the fecE gene encoding Fe(3+) dicitrate ABC transporter ATP-binding protein FecE — translation MRLSTEKLVLSYGKTPIVKGVDVAIPQGKIIALLGPNGCGKSTLLKGLSRILLPESGEVFWDETPIHEVASKTLAQHLALLPQAQETPEGITVREAVGYGRSPYTGFWGQLSEQDNAIVEQAMIATGVMDLASTLVTDLSGGQRQRVWLAMTLAQDTDYILLDEPTTYLDLNHQVELMKLLRKLNQEGKTVITVLHDINQACRYCDYLIVMKAGQVVTEGCPEEVLTAKLLADVFDLEAEIHRDPIAGSPMCVVR, via the coding sequence ATGCGGCTATCCACAGAAAAATTAGTATTGAGTTACGGAAAAACGCCGATTGTTAAAGGTGTTGATGTAGCTATTCCACAGGGAAAAATCATTGCTCTTTTAGGCCCAAATGGTTGTGGAAAATCGACCCTACTCAAAGGTTTGTCAAGAATACTCCTTCCTGAATCAGGCGAAGTCTTTTGGGATGAAACGCCGATTCATGAGGTTGCGTCTAAAACCCTAGCACAGCATTTGGCACTGTTGCCGCAAGCACAAGAAACGCCTGAAGGGATTACCGTAAGAGAAGCGGTTGGGTATGGCCGTAGCCCATATACTGGTTTTTGGGGACAACTTTCAGAGCAAGATAATGCGATCGTGGAACAAGCTATGATCGCAACTGGTGTAATGGATTTAGCGTCTACCTTGGTCACTGACTTGTCGGGTGGCCAACGCCAACGAGTATGGTTAGCAATGACGCTTGCGCAAGACACGGATTATATATTGCTTGATGAACCGACTACCTATTTGGATCTTAACCATCAAGTGGAGTTAATGAAGCTGCTACGTAAGCTCAATCAAGAGGGCAAAACCGTTATCACGGTATTGCATGATATTAACCAAGCCTGCCGTTACTGTGATTACTTAATCGTGATGAAAGCGGGGCAGGTGGTCACCGAAGGTTGCCCTGAAGAGGTGTTAACTGCCAAATTGCTGGCAGATGTTTTTGATTTAGAAGCTGAAATACATCGCGATCCTATCGCAGGTTCGCCGATGTGTGTGGTTCGCTAA
- the fecD gene encoding Fe(3+) dicitrate ABC transporter permease subunit FecD: MNQPLRMISGLVGAVVIAAIANLCFGAVNLSLTEIWQGLTSHSEHYFTIHEYRLPRIFLAILVGAMLASSGTLIQGVIRNPLASPDILGVSHGAGLAAVALMTLFPTVSIYWLPSAALAGGIGAAIILFLVVGSKTKPVKLAITGVALSALFGSAIDFLMLTQPLEINNALLWLTGSLWGRSWDQLWMILPWWLLAPLVLWLSHQLNLLTLGDERATSLGVSVYLVRAGALLLAVMWTSAAVSVCGPLSFLGLVAPHLARQMVGGKHQVLLPAAMIVGAFLLLMADLIARVIHPPLELPAGIMTAIIGAPYFLYLLVKMR; the protein is encoded by the coding sequence ATGAACCAACCTTTGCGGATGATAAGTGGGTTGGTTGGTGCGGTTGTTATTGCCGCTATTGCTAACCTCTGTTTTGGTGCGGTAAACCTGTCGTTAACTGAGATTTGGCAAGGTTTAACGTCTCATAGTGAGCACTACTTTACGATTCATGAGTATCGTCTGCCGCGCATATTCTTAGCCATTTTGGTTGGAGCAATGCTCGCCAGTTCTGGTACTTTGATTCAAGGTGTTATCCGTAACCCGCTAGCGTCACCCGATATTCTTGGCGTGAGTCATGGGGCTGGGCTAGCGGCGGTGGCGCTAATGACACTTTTCCCAACGGTATCGATTTATTGGCTGCCAAGTGCTGCATTGGCTGGGGGGATTGGTGCGGCGATTATTTTGTTTTTGGTTGTTGGCTCCAAAACCAAACCAGTAAAACTGGCAATCACTGGTGTCGCTCTGTCGGCGCTGTTTGGTAGTGCGATTGATTTTTTGATGCTCACTCAGCCTCTGGAAATTAACAATGCTCTGCTTTGGTTAACGGGTAGCTTATGGGGCCGAAGCTGGGATCAGCTATGGATGATTTTGCCGTGGTGGTTATTGGCTCCTTTAGTGCTGTGGTTGAGTCATCAGTTGAACTTATTGACCTTAGGAGATGAACGAGCGACCAGTCTGGGCGTTTCGGTTTATCTTGTCCGTGCCGGTGCTTTGTTGCTTGCGGTGATGTGGACATCTGCTGCGGTTTCCGTTTGTGGACCTTTGAGCTTCTTAGGCTTAGTGGCACCGCACTTAGCTCGTCAAATGGTGGGCGGGAAGCATCAAGTATTGTTACCTGCTGCCATGATAGTTGGTGCCTTCTTATTGTTGATGGCCGATTTAATTGCACGTGTCATCCATCCGCCGCTTGAACTTCCGGCAGGCATTATGACGGCCATCATTGGTGCGCCTTACTTTTTATACCTATTAGTGAAAATGAGATAA
- a CDS encoding NUDIX domain-containing protein has product MIVSIDLVCLRLTTNGIKVLLVKRQNPNRPDCGKWALPGGLVYDEDWAEKGGEPADDDFDSARRRICRQKIHTYPNYISDPIVNGNPKRDPDGWSVSISHYALLNPSNVQQIENSGMDKERADWFELSDLLHGKFNLAFDHTSQVQHAWSKLRAAVEYTSVVLFSLEKEFLVADIIDAYAKFGVDVNRMTIKRRLIDTGVIVSANKLASSNKGRGGKPATVYRLNNKEVSYFQTCLRG; this is encoded by the coding sequence ATGATTGTTTCAATTGATTTGGTCTGTCTACGTCTCACCACCAATGGCATCAAAGTTCTACTGGTTAAACGTCAGAATCCAAATCGCCCAGACTGTGGTAAATGGGCACTGCCTGGTGGGCTAGTTTATGATGAAGATTGGGCTGAAAAAGGAGGCGAACCCGCTGATGACGATTTTGACTCAGCTCGGCGACGCATTTGCCGTCAGAAGATCCACACCTATCCTAATTACATCAGTGACCCTATCGTAAACGGTAACCCTAAGCGAGACCCTGATGGATGGAGCGTCAGTATTTCTCACTATGCTCTACTGAATCCTTCAAACGTGCAACAGATTGAAAATTCAGGAATGGATAAAGAACGTGCAGATTGGTTTGAACTGAGTGATTTGCTCCACGGTAAATTCAACCTAGCGTTTGATCACACGTCACAAGTTCAACATGCTTGGAGCAAATTGCGCGCCGCCGTAGAGTATACCTCTGTCGTGCTCTTCTCTTTAGAAAAAGAGTTTTTAGTGGCCGACATTATTGATGCTTATGCGAAATTCGGCGTGGATGTAAACCGGATGACAATTAAGCGTCGCTTGATTGATACAGGTGTTATCGTCAGTGCAAATAAATTGGCTTCATCAAATAAGGGCCGCGGAGGCAAACCTGCCACGGTTTATCGCTTAAATAATAAAGAAGTCAGCTACTTCCAAACCTGTTTGCGTGGTTAA